One segment of Sceloporus undulatus isolate JIND9_A2432 ecotype Alabama unplaced genomic scaffold, SceUnd_v1.1 scaffold_45, whole genome shotgun sequence DNA contains the following:
- the LOC121917664 gene encoding tropomyosin alpha-1 chain-like isoform X2: MRRATWAIKKKMQMLKLDKENAIDRAEQAEADKKAAEDKCKQVEDELVAMQKKLKGTEDELDKYSEALKDAQEKLEQAEKKATDAESDVASLNRRIQLVEEELDRAQERLATALQKLEEAEKAADESERGMKVIENRAMKDEEKMEIQEMQLKEAKHIAEEADRKYEEVSLHLSSQGLC; this comes from the exons GCCATCAAGAAGAAGATGCAAATGCTGAAACTGGACAAGGAGAATGCCATTGACCGCGCCGAGCAGGCCGAGGCTGACAAGAAGGCTGCTGAGGACAAATGCAAGCAG GTGGAGGATGAGCTTGTGGCGATGCAGAAGAAGCTGAAGGGGACAGAGGATGAGCTGGACAAATACTCAGAGGCGCTGAAGGATGCCCAGGAGAAGCTCGAGCAGGCCGAGAAGAAGGCCACTGAT GCTGAGTCAGATGTGGCCTCGCTGAACCGCCGGATCCAGCTGGTGGAGGAAGAGCTGGACCGTGCCCAGGAGCGTCTGGCCACCGCCCTCCAGAAGCTGGAGGAGGCCGAGAAGGCAGCCGATGAGAGTGAGAG GGGCATGAAGGTGATTGAGAACCGGGCCATGAAGGATGAGGAGAAGATGGAGATCCAGGAGATGCAGCTCAAGGAGGCCAAGCACATCGCCGAGGAGGCTGACCGCAAGTACGAGGAGGTGAGCCTCCACTTGAGCAGCCAAGGCCTTTGCTAG
- the LOC121917664 gene encoding tropomyosin alpha-1 chain-like isoform X3, which translates to MEAIKKKMQMLKLDKENAIDRAEQAEADKKAAEDKCKQVEDELVAMQKKLKGTEDELDKYSEALKDAQEKLEQAEKKATDAESDVASLNRRIQLVEEELDRAQERLATALQKLEEAEKAADESERGMKVIENRAMKDEEKMEIQEMQLKEAKHIAEEADRKYEEVSLHLSSQGLC; encoded by the exons ATGGAGGCCATCAAGAAGAAGATGCAAATGCTGAAACTGGACAAGGAGAATGCCATTGACCGCGCCGAGCAGGCCGAGGCTGACAAGAAGGCTGCTGAGGACAAATGCAAGCAG GTGGAGGATGAGCTTGTGGCGATGCAGAAGAAGCTGAAGGGGACAGAGGATGAGCTGGACAAATACTCAGAGGCGCTGAAGGATGCCCAGGAGAAGCTCGAGCAGGCCGAGAAGAAGGCCACTGAT GCTGAGTCAGATGTGGCCTCGCTGAACCGCCGGATCCAGCTGGTGGAGGAAGAGCTGGACCGTGCCCAGGAGCGTCTGGCCACCGCCCTCCAGAAGCTGGAGGAGGCCGAGAAGGCAGCCGATGAGAGTGAGAG GGGCATGAAGGTGATTGAGAACCGGGCCATGAAGGATGAGGAGAAGATGGAGATCCAGGAGATGCAGCTCAAGGAGGCCAAGCACATCGCCGAGGAGGCTGACCGCAAGTACGAGGAGGTGAGCCTCCACTTGAGCAGCCAAGGCCTTTGCTAG